One window of the Anaeromyxobacter dehalogenans 2CP-C genome contains the following:
- a CDS encoding DUF2332 family protein, which translates to MARTGIDGLAEELSRAREAVRPRSAADARALELLADVLAGRAGRAVAAAWEARRFEAPCERADLLLAALRAEARAGGPGHPLWPGLGAAAPQAGALGAAALEAVLARPGDRLEDALAHRSAREDDPARAVAWRWPAALAGAGARPVALAELGSVAGLGLVTDDLAAAWTFADGGRVPVVEGLRAVGRLGLDPAPLDPGRDEDAEWLRACVPSGDGAAQGRLDAAIAAFRAARPRPDAPVLTPVALASAPERLALLSATEPGALVIAWQALLRPRLGREARAELGAGMRAWLATHRPGSAVWLELERAPGARALGPGRAALLTAHLRAPDGALRSIRLARCALEPTVLAPEPGAAEALAALLAAPAAGAVAAAQP; encoded by the coding sequence ATGGCGCGGACCGGCATCGACGGGCTGGCGGAGGAGCTCTCCCGCGCGCGCGAGGCCGTCCGGCCGCGCTCGGCGGCGGACGCGCGGGCGCTGGAGCTGCTCGCGGACGTGCTCGCGGGACGGGCCGGCCGGGCGGTCGCGGCCGCCTGGGAGGCGCGGCGGTTCGAGGCGCCCTGCGAGCGTGCGGACCTCCTGCTCGCGGCGCTGCGGGCGGAGGCGCGGGCGGGCGGCCCCGGCCACCCGCTCTGGCCCGGGCTCGGCGCGGCGGCGCCGCAGGCCGGCGCGCTCGGCGCGGCGGCGCTGGAGGCGGTGCTCGCCCGGCCGGGCGACCGGCTGGAGGACGCACTCGCGCACCGGAGCGCGCGCGAGGACGACCCGGCGCGCGCGGTGGCGTGGCGCTGGCCGGCGGCGCTCGCCGGCGCGGGCGCGCGGCCGGTGGCGCTGGCGGAGCTCGGGTCGGTGGCCGGGCTCGGCCTGGTGACCGACGACCTCGCGGCGGCGTGGACGTTCGCGGACGGCGGGCGGGTGCCGGTGGTGGAGGGCCTGCGCGCGGTGGGCCGGCTCGGGCTCGACCCGGCGCCGCTCGATCCGGGGCGGGACGAGGACGCGGAGTGGCTGCGGGCCTGCGTCCCGTCCGGCGACGGCGCCGCGCAGGGCCGGCTCGACGCGGCCATCGCCGCCTTCCGGGCCGCGCGCCCCCGGCCCGACGCGCCGGTGCTGACGCCGGTGGCGCTCGCGTCGGCGCCGGAACGGCTGGCGCTGCTCTCCGCCACCGAGCCCGGCGCGCTGGTCATCGCCTGGCAGGCCCTGCTCCGGCCGCGGCTCGGGCGCGAGGCGCGCGCCGAGCTCGGCGCCGGCATGCGCGCGTGGCTCGCCACCCACCGGCCCGGCTCGGCGGTGTGGCTCGAGCTGGAGCGGGCGCCGGGGGCGCGCGCGCTCGGCCCCGGGCGCGCCGCGCTCCTCACCGCGCACCTGCGCGCGCCGGACGGCGCGCTCCGGTCGATCCGGCTGGCGCGGTGCGCGCTCGAGCCCACCGTGCTCGCGCCCGAGCCGGGCGCGGCCGAGGCGCTCGCGGCGCTGCTCGCGGCGCCGGCGGCCGGGGCGGTGGCGGCGGCGCAGCCGTGA
- a CDS encoding branched-chain amino acid ABC transporter permease, whose translation MARARAVLRSVLPFLVGLPILLGVQALSPPDYTLILVNVGVNVILAVSLNVVNGFTGQFSLGHAGFMAVGAYTAAKITLAFSGVQLAFVPEAVSDQLVFALALAASMVTAAAAGFLVGMPSLRLRGDYLAIVTLGFGEIIRSVIENMKFLGQATGLSGLPPYTNIAWVGVSAIATVVMARRLAVSTQGRALFAIREDEVAAEAMGVDTTGYKVRAFVISSAYAGLAGGLIAHAILLTTPRMFTFVRSIEVVVMVVLGGLGSITGSVVAAVVLTVALEGLREFQQYRMVAYAAGLIVLMLLRPQGIFGTRELWDLAPFRRLPRPRPFGGRASTGPEGASPTAVRDDSTHGGRP comes from the coding sequence GTGGCGCGCGCCCGGGCCGTCCTCCGCTCCGTCCTGCCGTTCCTGGTGGGCCTGCCCATCCTGCTCGGCGTCCAGGCGCTCTCGCCGCCCGACTACACGCTCATCCTCGTGAACGTGGGCGTGAACGTGATCCTGGCGGTCTCGCTGAACGTGGTGAACGGCTTCACCGGGCAGTTCAGCCTGGGCCACGCCGGCTTCATGGCGGTGGGCGCCTACACCGCGGCCAAGATCACGCTCGCCTTCTCCGGCGTGCAGCTCGCCTTCGTGCCCGAGGCCGTCTCCGACCAGCTCGTGTTCGCGCTCGCGCTCGCCGCCTCCATGGTCACCGCGGCGGCGGCGGGGTTCCTGGTGGGCATGCCGTCCCTGCGCCTGCGCGGCGACTACCTCGCCATCGTCACGCTCGGCTTCGGCGAGATCATCCGCTCGGTCATCGAGAACATGAAGTTCCTGGGGCAGGCCACCGGGCTCTCCGGCCTGCCGCCGTACACGAACATCGCCTGGGTGGGCGTCTCGGCCATCGCCACGGTGGTGATGGCGCGGCGCCTCGCGGTCTCGACGCAGGGGCGCGCGCTGTTCGCCATCCGCGAGGACGAGGTGGCGGCCGAGGCCATGGGCGTGGACACCACCGGCTACAAGGTGCGCGCGTTCGTGATCTCGTCCGCGTACGCCGGCCTCGCCGGCGGGCTCATCGCCCACGCCATCCTGCTCACCACCCCGCGCATGTTCACGTTCGTGCGCTCGATCGAGGTGGTGGTGATGGTGGTGCTGGGCGGCCTCGGCTCCATCACCGGCTCGGTGGTGGCGGCGGTGGTGCTCACGGTGGCGCTCGAGGGGCTGCGCGAGTTCCAGCAGTACCGCATGGTCGCGTACGCGGCCGGGCTCATCGTGCTCATGCTGCTCCGCCCGCAGGGCATCTTCGGCACCCGCGAGCTGTGGGACCTCGCGCCGTTCCGCCGGCTGCCGCGGCCGCGCCCGTTCGGCGGGCGCGCGTCCACCGGCCCGGAGGGCGCCTCGCCCACCGCGGTGCGCGACGACTCCACGCACGGGGGCCGGCCGTGA
- a CDS encoding branched-chain amino acid ABC transporter permease — protein sequence MTEFLQHLVNGLSLGTIYALIALGYTMVYGVLKLINFAHGDVYMVGAFAGYYLGSVTGTDRAPGMVGAALVTLGAMAVCGALGYVIERFAYRPLRNRARLTALITAIGVSFLLEYGFQLSPIVRTPVEFPPGPSPRFFPALLELGEPLTFLGVTVPRIDLLGLVVALVLMIGLQLIVYRTRFGMAMRAASFDPQVAGLMGIPVNRIISWTFVLGSALAAAAGIINASSRPKIEPLFGLMSGLKAFVAAVLGGIGSVPGAMVGGLVLGLTEEYVAGYTSSQYRDAIAFTVLILVLLVRPEGLFGRATVEKV from the coding sequence GTGACCGAGTTCCTGCAGCACCTCGTGAACGGCCTGTCGCTCGGGACCATCTACGCCCTCATCGCGCTGGGCTACACGATGGTCTACGGCGTGCTGAAGCTCATCAACTTCGCGCACGGTGACGTGTACATGGTGGGCGCGTTCGCCGGGTACTACCTGGGCAGCGTCACCGGCACCGACCGCGCGCCGGGCATGGTGGGCGCCGCGCTCGTCACGCTCGGCGCGATGGCCGTCTGCGGGGCGCTCGGTTACGTCATCGAGCGCTTCGCCTACCGCCCGCTCCGCAACCGCGCCCGGCTCACCGCGCTCATCACCGCCATCGGCGTGTCGTTCCTGCTCGAGTACGGCTTCCAGCTCTCGCCCATCGTCCGCACGCCGGTGGAGTTCCCGCCCGGCCCGAGCCCGCGCTTCTTCCCGGCGCTCCTCGAGCTCGGCGAGCCGCTCACGTTCCTCGGCGTGACCGTGCCGCGCATCGACCTGCTCGGCCTCGTCGTGGCGCTCGTGCTCATGATCGGCCTGCAGCTCATCGTCTACCGGACCCGCTTCGGCATGGCCATGCGCGCCGCCTCGTTCGACCCGCAGGTCGCCGGCCTCATGGGCATCCCGGTGAACCGGATCATCTCCTGGACGTTCGTGCTCGGCAGCGCGCTCGCCGCCGCGGCCGGCATCATCAACGCCTCGTCGCGGCCGAAGATCGAGCCGCTGTTCGGCCTCATGAGCGGCCTGAAGGCGTTCGTGGCCGCGGTGCTCGGCGGCATCGGCTCGGTGCCCGGCGCCATGGTGGGCGGGCTCGTGCTCGGGCTCACCGAGGAGTACGTGGCGGGCTACACCAGCTCGCAGTACCGCGACGCCATCGCGTTCACCGTGCTCATCCTGGTGCTGCTGGTCCGGCCCGAGGGGCTGTTCGGGCGGGCCACGGTGGAGAAGGTCTAG
- a CDS encoding ABC transporter ATP-binding protein: MIPLHVKAVTMRFGGLKALSSFSLSLAPGELVGLIGPNGAGKTTAFNAITGVYRPSEGEVVVAGQVVNGLRPHQICARGIARTFQNIRLFRELSALDNVRIACHAGARTGFFDALLLTARHRAEEARILERAERYLEVMGLSHRRDEIARNLPYGEQRRLEIARALATGPKVLCLDEPAAGMNAAEKLELMALIRDLRDRFGLAILVIEHDMRLVMGVSERVLVLDHGVTIAEGKPEAIRKDPKVIEAYLGDAYLEEKHIERPAGPGAHP; encoded by the coding sequence GTGATCCCGCTGCACGTGAAGGCGGTCACCATGCGCTTCGGCGGCCTGAAGGCGCTCTCGTCCTTCAGCCTCTCGCTCGCGCCCGGCGAGCTGGTCGGGCTCATCGGGCCGAACGGCGCCGGCAAGACCACCGCCTTCAACGCCATCACCGGCGTGTACCGGCCCAGCGAGGGCGAGGTGGTGGTGGCCGGGCAGGTGGTGAACGGGCTGCGCCCCCACCAGATCTGCGCCCGCGGCATCGCCCGCACGTTCCAGAACATCCGCCTGTTCCGCGAGCTGTCGGCGCTCGACAACGTGCGCATCGCCTGCCACGCCGGCGCGCGCACCGGCTTCTTCGACGCGCTGCTGCTCACCGCGCGGCACCGCGCGGAGGAGGCCCGCATCCTGGAGCGCGCCGAGCGCTACCTCGAGGTGATGGGGCTCTCGCACCGCCGCGACGAGATCGCCCGCAACCTGCCCTACGGCGAGCAGCGCCGGCTCGAGATCGCGCGCGCGCTCGCCACCGGGCCGAAGGTGCTGTGCCTGGACGAGCCGGCCGCGGGCATGAACGCGGCCGAGAAGCTCGAGCTCATGGCGCTCATCCGCGACCTCCGCGACCGCTTCGGCCTCGCCATCCTGGTGATCGAGCACGACATGCGGCTCGTGATGGGCGTCTCCGAGCGCGTGCTGGTGCTCGACCACGGCGTCACCATCGCCGAGGGGAAGCCCGAGGCGATCCGGAAGGACCCCAAGGTGATCGAGGCGTACCTGGGCGACGCGTACCTCGAGGAGAAGCACATCGAGCGGCCCGCCGGGCCGGGGGCGCACCCGTGA
- a CDS encoding alpha/beta hydrolase family protein — translation MHVLDVLFGLTAAGPRFFADGWGDRRLVKRLQPLPLARRAPARIDVSLGPPRAAHGGTLRDGSFRSPEARLPGCARAARIQVLLPDGPLRGVAVHLAASGDQGFAMRLRFAAPLLAHGIGAIVLENAFYGARRPERQARHAVRSVSDLYLMGAATFQEGRALLAWAREALDAPRVGVTGYSMGGQLAAMVGASMPWPVATVPLAPSCSPDSVLLSGVLRDVPDWAALAGDAADREAARVELCAGLSRFSVCALPPPVAPGAAIVVGTAADGVVPPAEMARIAAHWGCELRWLPAGHVSAVLRHQGAMREAILDAFLRLEAAEREVSPAAPGSAGSGRRASSRARSRRAGPRGRAPGRLR, via the coding sequence TTGCACGTCCTCGACGTCCTCTTCGGGCTGACCGCCGCCGGGCCGCGGTTCTTCGCGGACGGCTGGGGCGATCGGCGGCTGGTGAAGCGGCTCCAGCCGCTGCCCCTCGCCCGGCGCGCCCCCGCCCGGATCGACGTCTCGCTGGGCCCGCCGCGGGCCGCGCACGGCGGCACGCTCCGCGACGGCTCGTTCCGGAGCCCGGAGGCGCGCCTCCCCGGCTGCGCCCGGGCCGCGCGCATCCAGGTGCTCCTGCCGGACGGCCCGCTGCGCGGCGTCGCGGTGCACCTCGCCGCCTCGGGTGACCAGGGCTTCGCGATGCGGCTCCGCTTCGCCGCGCCGCTGCTCGCCCACGGCATCGGCGCGATCGTGCTCGAGAACGCGTTCTACGGCGCGCGCCGCCCCGAGCGCCAGGCGCGCCACGCGGTGCGCTCGGTCTCGGATCTCTACCTGATGGGCGCGGCCACCTTCCAGGAGGGCCGCGCGCTCCTCGCCTGGGCGCGCGAGGCGCTGGACGCGCCGCGGGTGGGCGTCACCGGCTACAGCATGGGCGGGCAGCTCGCGGCCATGGTGGGCGCGTCGATGCCGTGGCCGGTCGCGACCGTGCCGCTCGCGCCGTCCTGCTCGCCGGACTCGGTGCTCCTCTCCGGCGTGCTGCGCGACGTGCCGGACTGGGCGGCGCTCGCGGGCGACGCGGCGGACCGCGAGGCGGCGCGGGTGGAGCTGTGCGCCGGGCTGTCGCGCTTCTCGGTGTGCGCGCTGCCGCCGCCGGTCGCGCCGGGCGCCGCCATCGTGGTGGGCACCGCCGCGGACGGCGTGGTGCCGCCGGCCGAGATGGCCCGCATCGCCGCGCACTGGGGCTGCGAGCTGCGCTGGCTGCCGGCGGGGCACGTCTCGGCGGTGCTGCGCCACCAGGGCGCGATGCGCGAGGCGATCCTGGACGCGTTCCTGCGGCTCGAGGCGGCGGAGCGCGAGGTCAGCCCGGCCGCGCCGGGAAGCGCCGGTAGCGGCCGGCGTGCCAGCAGTCGAGCCAGGTCGCGGCGGGCCGGACCGAGAGGCCGGGCGCCGGGGCGGTTGCGCTAG
- a CDS encoding MDR family MFS transporter — MIPPPASLRAALGGLPRTFWMVWMGMLVNRLASFVAPFLALFLVRERGFDAAEAGRIVALYGLGVMVAGPLGGTLADRLGRRPTMLLGLVTGALSVAALALTRAPLALAALAFVNGATGEIYRPAMNAVVADVVAPAERTRAYGLVYWAINMGWSVGLSVAGLFAERHIAWLFLVDATTSLAFAAVLAFTVPETRPAGVEPAPALAGLAQVFRDRVFVVFVLLALGGLMVFTQFQLAAPLDMAAHGVGPAGFAWLMALNGVGVVLLQPLLGARLRRYDPSRALAVSALLFGIGFGVNALGGSVPLYVFGVLLWTVGEVVGFPVANAVVADLSPASLRGRYQGAYSMSWGVAFTLSPLIGGEVMSRLGARTLWIGTLVVGILLAAGHLAAAPARRRRLAAERSATSSGPAPRQALAAPDA; from the coding sequence TTGATCCCGCCGCCCGCCAGCCTCCGCGCCGCCCTCGGCGGCCTGCCCCGCACCTTCTGGATGGTGTGGATGGGCATGCTGGTGAACCGGCTCGCGAGCTTCGTGGCGCCGTTCCTGGCGCTGTTCCTGGTCCGCGAGCGCGGCTTCGACGCGGCGGAGGCGGGCCGGATCGTGGCGCTCTACGGGCTCGGCGTCATGGTGGCGGGGCCGCTGGGCGGCACGCTCGCCGACCGGCTCGGCCGCCGCCCCACCATGCTGCTCGGCCTCGTCACCGGCGCGCTCTCGGTGGCGGCCCTCGCCCTGACGCGCGCCCCGCTGGCGCTCGCGGCGCTCGCGTTCGTGAACGGGGCCACCGGCGAGATCTACCGGCCCGCCATGAACGCGGTGGTGGCGGACGTGGTCGCGCCCGCCGAGCGCACCCGCGCCTACGGGCTCGTCTACTGGGCCATCAACATGGGCTGGTCCGTCGGCCTGTCGGTGGCCGGCCTGTTCGCGGAGCGGCACATCGCCTGGCTGTTCCTCGTGGACGCGACCACCTCGCTCGCGTTCGCGGCGGTGCTCGCGTTCACGGTGCCGGAGACGCGGCCGGCCGGCGTCGAGCCCGCGCCCGCGCTGGCCGGGCTCGCGCAGGTGTTCCGCGACCGGGTGTTCGTGGTGTTCGTCCTGCTCGCGCTCGGCGGGCTCATGGTGTTCACGCAGTTCCAGCTCGCCGCGCCGCTCGACATGGCCGCGCACGGCGTCGGGCCGGCCGGCTTCGCCTGGCTCATGGCGCTGAACGGCGTGGGCGTGGTGCTGCTCCAGCCGCTCCTCGGGGCGCGCCTGCGCCGGTACGACCCCTCGCGCGCGCTCGCCGTCTCGGCGCTGCTGTTCGGGATCGGCTTCGGCGTGAACGCGCTCGGCGGCAGCGTGCCGCTCTACGTGTTCGGCGTCCTGCTCTGGACCGTCGGCGAGGTGGTCGGCTTCCCGGTCGCGAACGCGGTCGTGGCCGATCTCTCGCCGGCCTCGCTGCGCGGGCGCTACCAGGGCGCCTACTCGATGAGCTGGGGCGTGGCCTTCACGCTCTCGCCGCTCATCGGCGGCGAGGTGATGAGCCGCCTCGGCGCGCGCACGCTCTGGATCGGCACGCTGGTCGTCGGGATCCTGCTCGCGGCCGGCCACCTCGCCGCCGCCCCCGCGCGGCGCCGCCGGCTCGCCGCGGAGCGGAGCGCGACGTCCTCCGGACCGGCGCCCCGCCAGGCGCTCGCCGCGCCGGACGCCTGA
- the nagZ gene encoding beta-N-acetylhexosaminidase → MPNPTSLDAQVAGLLCVGFDGKTASPEVLELIRRGVHGVVLFARNVESAEQVAALTAELKRAAGRPLLVAVDQEGGRVARLRARHGFTELPPMRAVGEVGDAGLAREVGALLGRELRAVGIDQDYAPVVDVDTNPANPVIGDRSLSRDPETVGRLGAAIALGLQSAGVAACAKHFPGHGDTSQDSHTDLPRLPHALERLRAVELAPFRALARAGVASVMTAHVVFEALDRDRPATLSPRVMRLLREEVGFDGCAISDDLEMEAVAGHFPLEESAPGAVAAGVDALLVCHSPAVQHRAIDLVRAAVEAGRIPAERVAEARGRVGRLLAYAGPPPDPARVRERLRTPEHLALVQNVPALEIGRDPTA, encoded by the coding sequence GTGCCCAACCCGACCTCCCTCGACGCCCAGGTCGCCGGCCTCCTCTGCGTCGGCTTCGACGGCAAGACCGCCTCGCCCGAGGTGCTCGAGCTCATCCGCCGCGGCGTCCACGGCGTGGTGCTGTTCGCGCGCAACGTGGAGAGCGCCGAGCAGGTGGCGGCGCTCACCGCCGAGCTGAAGCGCGCGGCGGGGCGGCCGCTCCTCGTCGCGGTGGACCAGGAGGGCGGGCGGGTGGCGCGGCTGCGGGCGCGCCACGGCTTCACCGAGCTGCCGCCCATGCGCGCGGTGGGCGAGGTCGGCGACGCCGGGCTCGCCCGCGAGGTGGGCGCGCTGCTCGGCCGCGAGCTGCGGGCGGTCGGGATCGACCAGGACTACGCGCCGGTGGTGGACGTGGACACGAACCCCGCCAACCCGGTCATCGGCGACCGGAGCCTCTCCCGCGATCCGGAGACGGTCGGCCGCCTCGGCGCCGCGATCGCGCTCGGGCTCCAGTCGGCCGGGGTGGCCGCCTGCGCGAAGCACTTCCCCGGCCACGGCGACACGAGCCAGGACTCGCACACCGACCTGCCCCGCCTCCCGCACGCGCTCGAGCGGCTCCGGGCGGTGGAGCTGGCGCCGTTCCGCGCGCTGGCGCGCGCCGGGGTGGCCTCGGTGATGACCGCGCACGTGGTGTTCGAGGCGCTCGACCGCGACCGCCCGGCCACGCTCTCACCCAGGGTGATGCGGCTCCTGCGCGAGGAGGTCGGGTTCGACGGCTGCGCCATCTCCGACGACCTGGAGATGGAGGCGGTGGCCGGGCACTTCCCGCTGGAGGAGTCGGCGCCGGGGGCGGTGGCGGCCGGGGTGGACGCGCTGCTCGTGTGCCACTCGCCCGCGGTACAGCACCGGGCCATCGACCTGGTGCGGGCCGCGGTGGAGGCGGGTCGCATCCCGGCGGAGCGGGTCGCCGAGGCCCGGGGCCGGGTGGGTCGGCTGCTCGCGTACGCGGGTCCGCCGCCGGACCCGGCCCGGGTGCGGGAGCGCCTGCGCACGCCGGAGCACCTGGCGCTGGTCCAGAACGTCCCCGCGCTCGAGATCGGCCGCGACCCGACCGCCTGA
- a CDS encoding ABC transporter ATP-binding protein yields MSGPILQVEGLRVHYGAIEALRGLSLEVPDGQVVALIGANGAGKTTTLRAVSRMIRASGGAVRFRGEDVTRLPSHALVARGMAHAPEGRGIFLNLTVRENLELGAYLRRDRAGILRDAERAYALFPILAERRTQVCGTLSGGEQQMLAVARALMSKPRLMLLDEPSLGLAPQVVEKIFTVLREVNREGVALLLVEQNAHKALQLAHRAYVLETGNIVMQGTGAELLASPEVRKAYLGE; encoded by the coding sequence GTGAGCGGGCCCATCCTGCAGGTGGAGGGGCTGCGGGTGCACTACGGCGCCATCGAGGCGCTGCGCGGCCTCTCGCTCGAGGTCCCGGACGGCCAGGTGGTGGCGCTCATCGGCGCGAACGGCGCGGGGAAGACCACCACGCTGCGCGCCGTCTCCCGCATGATCCGCGCCTCGGGCGGCGCGGTGCGCTTCCGCGGCGAGGACGTGACCCGGCTGCCCTCGCACGCGCTGGTGGCGCGCGGGATGGCGCACGCGCCGGAGGGGCGCGGCATCTTCCTCAACCTGACCGTGCGCGAGAACCTCGAGCTGGGCGCGTACCTCCGCCGCGACCGCGCCGGCATCCTGCGCGACGCCGAGCGGGCCTACGCGCTCTTCCCCATCCTGGCGGAGCGGCGCACCCAGGTGTGCGGCACGCTCTCCGGTGGCGAGCAGCAGATGCTGGCGGTGGCGCGCGCGCTCATGAGCAAGCCGCGCCTCATGCTGCTCGACGAGCCGTCGCTCGGGCTCGCGCCGCAGGTGGTGGAGAAGATCTTCACCGTGCTGCGCGAGGTGAACCGCGAGGGCGTGGCGCTGCTGCTCGTCGAGCAGAACGCGCACAAGGCGCTCCAGCTCGCCCACCGCGCCTACGTGCTCGAGACCGGCAACATCGTGATGCAGGGCACCGGCGCCGAGCTGCTCGCCTCGCCGGAGGTGCGCAAGGCGTACCTCGGGGAGTGA
- a CDS encoding ABC transporter substrate-binding protein, with protein sequence MLRFPRALPLVVAALAVLACEKKKPEGAAAPAPGGAGAVATGDRILLGHVGSLTGSEATFGDSTDKGIQLAIEEVNAKGGVKGKPLALKTYDNQGKPEESAIAATRLVLQDRVAVLLGEVASTRSLAMAPIADANHVPMITPSSTNPRVTKENGKVRPYVFRVCFIDPFQGTVMAKFAREHLKISRVAVLRDVGNDYSMGLADFFLAKFKELGGTIVDDQSYKAGDQDFKAQLTNIKGKNPEAIYVPGYYTDVALIARQSRELGMKQPLMGGDGWDSARLYEIGGKALEGSYFSNHYSPEDPAPRIQDFVKRYRERFGAVPDSLAAQGYDAARIAADAMGRAKDLSGEAIRDALAATRDYPGVTGVISIDADHDAVKPAVVLEIKGSAGHYVATVQPDQPQAAK encoded by the coding sequence ATGCTGCGCTTCCCCCGCGCGCTGCCCCTCGTCGTCGCCGCCCTCGCCGTCCTCGCCTGCGAGAAGAAGAAGCCGGAGGGCGCCGCCGCCCCTGCGCCCGGCGGGGCCGGCGCGGTCGCGACGGGCGACCGGATCCTCCTCGGCCACGTCGGCTCGCTCACCGGCTCCGAGGCCACGTTCGGCGACTCGACCGACAAGGGCATCCAGCTCGCCATCGAGGAGGTCAACGCGAAGGGCGGCGTGAAGGGCAAGCCGCTCGCGCTCAAGACCTACGACAACCAGGGAAAGCCTGAGGAGTCCGCCATCGCGGCGACGCGCCTCGTGCTCCAGGATCGCGTGGCGGTGCTGCTCGGCGAGGTCGCCTCCACCCGCTCGCTCGCCATGGCGCCCATCGCCGACGCGAACCACGTCCCGATGATCACCCCGTCCTCCACGAACCCGCGCGTCACGAAGGAGAACGGCAAGGTCCGCCCCTACGTGTTCCGCGTCTGCTTCATCGACCCGTTCCAGGGCACGGTGATGGCGAAGTTCGCGCGCGAGCACCTCAAGATCTCGCGGGTGGCGGTGCTGCGCGACGTGGGCAACGACTACTCGATGGGCCTCGCCGATTTCTTCCTGGCGAAGTTCAAGGAGCTCGGCGGCACCATCGTGGACGACCAGAGCTACAAGGCCGGCGACCAGGACTTCAAGGCGCAGCTCACGAACATCAAGGGCAAGAACCCCGAGGCCATCTACGTGCCCGGCTACTACACCGACGTGGCGCTCATCGCGCGCCAGTCGCGCGAGCTCGGCATGAAGCAGCCGCTCATGGGCGGCGACGGCTGGGACTCGGCCCGCCTCTACGAGATCGGCGGCAAGGCGCTCGAGGGCTCGTACTTCTCCAACCACTACTCGCCCGAGGATCCCGCCCCGCGCATCCAGGACTTCGTGAAGCGCTACAGGGAGCGGTTCGGCGCGGTGCCCGACTCGCTCGCCGCCCAGGGCTACGACGCGGCCCGCATCGCCGCCGACGCCATGGGCCGGGCGAAGGACCTCTCCGGCGAGGCCATCCGCGACGCGCTCGCCGCGACCCGCGACTACCCCGGCGTCACCGGGGTCATCTCCATCGACGCCGATCACGACGCGGTGAAGCCCGCGGTGGTGCTCGAGATCAAGGGCAGCGCCGGCCACTACGTGGCGACCGTGCAGCCGGACCAGCCGCAGGCCGCGAAGTAG
- a CDS encoding response regulator, translated as MPAPTILLVDDNQELLTLLARLVESEGWTPVTVNRGRAAIDRLAPDRPAAAVVDVLLPDMMGYDVAHALRNAKVPFVFMTGVFKGGRAATEASAQHGASGYFEKPFDARKLMDALRALLPPPSDTPAPMRIPPRAGATPPPVRRPAAVPEPDFDVEVAVESDEPLAAMELTGRVVVTEDGRGSSVLRGEAVTAAPVVPPPRPRAPVPTPRPSATPAPDLSRTEGRLEDNLPHLVTAFHLAQQTGALTLQKGKVKKTLFFDAGRPCFAISNLLTDRFGSFLVRVGKLSSAQLEQVRAEAERSRRRSGEIMVELGLLQETERLYYLAQQVKSIAYSVFAWEEGAYRLHFTDRAAQEAVRIELPPASLISRGVKKLYRPERLFRLLAPEDRLIPSAQPAYGLHEVELDRWEAELLPRVDGTRTLAELVHMAHRPAHVVYAFLYGLVALQILDRA; from the coding sequence ATGCCGGCGCCGACGATCCTGCTGGTGGACGACAACCAGGAGCTCCTCACGCTCCTCGCCCGCCTGGTGGAATCGGAGGGCTGGACCCCCGTGACCGTGAACCGGGGCCGCGCCGCCATCGACCGGCTGGCGCCGGACCGGCCCGCGGCGGCGGTGGTGGACGTCCTGCTCCCGGACATGATGGGCTACGACGTCGCCCACGCGCTCCGGAACGCCAAGGTGCCGTTCGTGTTCATGACCGGCGTCTTCAAGGGCGGCCGCGCAGCCACCGAGGCGAGCGCGCAGCACGGCGCGTCCGGCTACTTCGAGAAGCCGTTCGACGCCCGCAAGCTCATGGACGCGCTCCGCGCCCTGCTGCCGCCGCCGAGCGACACGCCCGCGCCGATGCGGATCCCGCCGCGCGCCGGCGCGACGCCGCCGCCCGTCCGGCGGCCGGCCGCGGTCCCCGAGCCCGACTTCGACGTGGAGGTGGCGGTCGAGAGCGACGAGCCGCTGGCGGCGATGGAGCTGACGGGCCGCGTGGTCGTGACCGAGGACGGGAGGGGCTCCTCGGTGCTGCGCGGCGAGGCGGTCACCGCCGCGCCGGTGGTGCCGCCGCCGCGCCCGCGCGCGCCGGTGCCCACGCCGCGGCCCTCGGCGACGCCGGCCCCGGACCTCTCCCGCACCGAGGGGCGGCTCGAGGACAACCTCCCGCACCTCGTCACCGCGTTCCACCTGGCCCAGCAGACCGGCGCGCTCACGCTGCAGAAGGGCAAGGTCAAGAAGACGCTCTTCTTCGACGCCGGCCGGCCCTGCTTCGCGATCTCCAACCTGCTCACCGACCGCTTCGGCTCGTTCCTGGTGCGGGTGGGGAAGCTCTCCTCCGCGCAGCTCGAGCAGGTGCGCGCCGAGGCCGAGCGGAGCCGCCGGCGCAGCGGCGAGATCATGGTCGAGCTGGGGCTGCTGCAGGAGACCGAGCGGCTCTACTACCTCGCACAGCAGGTGAAGTCGATCGCGTACTCGGTGTTCGCCTGGGAGGAGGGCGCGTACCGGCTGCACTTCACCGACCGCGCCGCGCAGGAGGCGGTGCGGATCGAGCTGCCGCCCGCCAGCCTCATCAGCCGGGGCGTGAAGAAGCTCTACCGCCCCGAGCGGCTCTTCCGGCTGCTCGCCCCGGAGGACCGCCTCATCCCCTCCGCGCAGCCCGCCTACGGGCTGCACGAGGTGGAGCTCGACCGCTGGGAGGCCGAGCTGCTGCCCCGGGTGGACGGCACGCGCACGCTCGCCGAGCTGGTGCACATGGCCCACCGGCCCGCGCACGTGGTCTACGCGTTCCTGTACGGCCTCGTGGCGCTGCAGATCCTCGATCGGGCCTGA